The following proteins come from a genomic window of Methanosarcina sp. MTP4:
- a CDS encoding ferritin family protein codes for MLSKIPIDLEKVPEEDIDKQILRAGIIAELDAVSLYEQMADLTKNEDIRAILLDIAKEEKTHVGEFQTLLLRFDPQQGLELEAGAEEVEEELSK; via the coding sequence ATGTTATCCAAGATTCCAATCGATCTTGAAAAAGTACCAGAAGAAGACATTGACAAGCAGATTCTCAGAGCCGGCATCATCGCCGAACTCGATGCTGTAAGCCTTTATGAACAGATGGCTGACCTGACCAAAAACGAGGACATCAGGGCAATCCTTCTGGACATTGCAAAGGAAGAAAAGACACATGTGGGGGAGTTCCAGACCCTTTTACTCAGGTTTGACCCGCAGCAGGGGCTAGAACTGGAAGCAGGAGCCGAAGAGGTGGAAGAAGAACTCTCCAAATAA
- a CDS encoding sorbosone dehydrogenase family protein has translation MARRQVFLGILRVIGFFVLIIAVYTIVQNMQAQECAEGESGLDCIELPPGFSIDYYAENVDNARSMTLSPNGTLFVGTRNAGNVYALPDRDQDNRADELLMIAEGLNMPNGVAFRNGSLYVAEVSRVIRYDDIENRLEDPPEPVVVNDSFPSDKSHGWKYIKFGPDGKLYVPVGAPCDACDKEEEDARYATIMRMEANGSGLEIFARGIRNSVGFAWHPETEELWFTDNGRDWLGDDLPPDELNRAPEPGLHFGFPFCHGGDIPDPELGELRDCEEFTPPEVKLGPHVAALGMTFYTGTMFPEEYRNQTFIAEHGSWNRKIPIGYRVTLVRLENGTPVSYEAFAEGWIQGFSAWGRPVDVLVMPDGALLVSDDKNDAIYRISYLGTGQGVI, from the coding sequence ATGGCTAGAAGGCAGGTATTTCTGGGGATCCTGAGGGTCATTGGCTTCTTCGTCCTTATTATCGCAGTGTACACCATTGTTCAAAATATGCAGGCACAGGAATGCGCTGAAGGGGAGTCAGGGCTTGACTGTATTGAGCTTCCGCCGGGGTTTTCTATTGATTACTATGCCGAAAACGTGGATAATGCCAGGTCAATGACGCTAAGCCCGAACGGCACACTCTTTGTCGGGACCCGGAATGCAGGAAACGTCTACGCGCTCCCGGATAGGGACCAGGACAACCGGGCCGATGAGCTGCTCATGATAGCTGAAGGGCTGAACATGCCAAACGGGGTGGCCTTCAGGAACGGTTCGCTCTATGTGGCAGAGGTTTCCCGGGTGATCCGCTATGACGATATCGAAAACAGGCTGGAAGACCCGCCTGAACCCGTGGTGGTAAATGACAGTTTTCCCTCTGACAAGTCCCACGGCTGGAAGTACATAAAGTTTGGGCCTGACGGGAAACTCTACGTGCCCGTGGGGGCACCCTGCGACGCCTGTGACAAAGAGGAAGAAGACGCACGCTACGCAACGATCATGCGGATGGAAGCAAACGGGAGCGGGCTTGAGATCTTTGCCCGGGGGATCAGGAACAGCGTGGGTTTTGCCTGGCACCCGGAGACCGAAGAACTCTGGTTCACGGACAACGGGCGGGACTGGCTCGGGGACGACCTGCCCCCGGACGAGTTGAACAGGGCACCGGAACCGGGCCTGCATTTCGGTTTTCCTTTCTGCCACGGAGGCGACATCCCTGATCCGGAATTAGGAGAACTGCGGGACTGCGAAGAGTTCACACCTCCTGAAGTCAAGCTTGGCCCCCATGTGGCGGCTCTTGGAATGACCTTTTACACGGGTACGATGTTTCCCGAGGAGTACAGGAACCAGACCTTTATTGCAGAACATGGCTCCTGGAACCGGAAAATTCCAATCGGGTACCGGGTGACCCTTGTCAGGTTGGAAAACGGGACACCCGTTAGTTACGAGGCCTTTGCGGAAGGCTGGATCCAGGGTTTTTCGGCCTGGGGAAGACCCGTAGACGTTCTTGTCATGCCGGACGGGGCGCTGCTGGTCTCGGACGATAAAAACGATGCGATCTACAGGATCAGTTACCTGGGGACCGGCCAGGGAGTTATTTAA
- the dinB gene encoding DNA polymerase IV — translation MMPAPDPKKSDPKKRITFHVDMDSFFASVEVRESPELKGLPVVVGSDPKGGAGRGVVSTCSYEAREYGIHSAMPISKAYKLCPEAVFLPVNMKLYMGVSAGVMEILRGFAEKFQQVSVDEAYLVPGPEVRDFEEAALYALRIKDEVRKQAGITCSVGVGPNKLLAKIASGFQKPDGVTVFRPEDVRDFLFPMQVSKIPGIGEKTTEALKGMGISTVEELSNCDVQLLKEKFGKMGLRMKQMANGLDFGEVREKEGIKSISRHGTFEEDTGDPVKVFGSLDALAEAVHGSLLSNNFLYRTVTLTVRFEDFSTYTRSKTVPIWTSDIFVIKRLVRQLLSEFLGGRKFRLVGVGVSKLRERDERQTLITDFL, via the coding sequence ATAATGCCTGCCCCCGATCCGAAAAAAAGCGATCCTAAAAAGCGGATTACTTTCCATGTGGACATGGACAGCTTTTTTGCTTCTGTGGAGGTCAGGGAGAGCCCCGAGCTGAAAGGACTGCCCGTTGTCGTGGGGTCTGACCCGAAAGGAGGAGCAGGGAGAGGGGTTGTAAGCACCTGTTCCTACGAGGCGCGGGAGTACGGGATACATTCGGCAATGCCGATTTCAAAGGCGTATAAGCTCTGTCCCGAAGCGGTCTTTTTGCCCGTCAACATGAAGCTCTACATGGGAGTCTCGGCGGGGGTAATGGAGATCCTCAGGGGTTTTGCGGAAAAGTTTCAGCAGGTCAGCGTGGACGAGGCATACCTGGTGCCCGGGCCCGAGGTCAGGGATTTTGAGGAAGCTGCCCTTTATGCCCTTCGGATCAAGGACGAAGTCCGGAAACAGGCTGGAATTACCTGTTCCGTGGGGGTAGGCCCCAACAAGCTCCTTGCAAAGATTGCCTCGGGCTTCCAGAAACCGGATGGGGTGACCGTGTTCCGTCCCGAAGACGTCAGGGATTTTCTTTTTCCAATGCAGGTCTCGAAAATCCCGGGCATAGGGGAAAAAACCACGGAAGCCCTGAAAGGGATGGGAATCTCCACGGTGGAAGAGCTTTCAAACTGCGATGTCCAGCTCCTGAAGGAAAAATTCGGGAAAATGGGCCTGCGGATGAAGCAGATGGCAAACGGACTCGATTTCGGGGAGGTACGGGAAAAAGAGGGCATAAAGTCCATAAGCAGGCACGGGACCTTTGAGGAAGACACCGGCGACCCGGTAAAGGTTTTCGGCTCCCTGGACGCTCTTGCCGAGGCAGTGCACGGTTCCCTGCTCAGCAATAACTTCCTCTACAGGACCGTGACCCTGACCGTTCGCTTCGAGGACTTTTCAACGTATACCCGTTCGAAAACCGTCCCGATCTGGACTTCGGATATCTTCGTGATAAAAAGACTGGTCCGCCAGCTCCTTTCCGAGTTCCTTGGCGGCAGGAAATTCCGGCTGGTGGGAGTCGGGGTCTCGAAGCTCCGGGAAAGGGACGAGAGGCAAACCCTGATAACGGATTTCCTGTAG